One region of Brachybacterium saurashtrense genomic DNA includes:
- a CDS encoding glycosyltransferase: MPEAAAALQRAIASGARIAQHLPGPVGGLGVYFRAQREIAEDPQGAPWREDADRLLGLADAALARGRVDPALRWFDKALRVSFHGSLHQSGSSPLAADPEAFLRPVRLSRTGRVMLPDERGIARRPHRPAPRERGDGPARLLVVAQENWTFIRPLLDALAERTDVEIRTLDVDDLAAPGFADRDRILRARYDALQGGDLLATPPELADGFEWADVVLVEWAHHVLTWITLLDRAPRRLAVRLHRFEAFTPFPLFTDASRIDRLLYVSPPVRALLCRLEPSFEEVPAEQVGNLLARGLGAEPSPRRDPHLLVQVGWLREIKDVLFSLDVLARLREQDARYRLRLIGPGLPADPGDDTPYQQRVRARLRTVPDGAVEILGRREDVPALVAEAGIVLSSSRHEGTHESVMEGMAAGCAAVVRDWPETAAYGGAGSIYDSRWVVADRDAAVARIRELAEPAALAEASRAARQFAVVQRDPESVLARYARSLELGELHDAR; encoded by the coding sequence ATGCCTGAGGCGGCCGCCGCCCTGCAGCGCGCGATCGCCTCCGGAGCGCGGATCGCGCAGCATCTCCCCGGCCCCGTCGGCGGCCTCGGCGTGTACTTCCGCGCCCAGCGCGAGATCGCGGAGGACCCGCAGGGCGCCCCCTGGCGGGAGGACGCCGACAGGCTGCTGGGACTGGCCGATGCCGCGCTGGCGCGCGGACGGGTGGACCCGGCGTTGCGCTGGTTCGACAAGGCGCTGCGAGTGAGCTTCCACGGCTCGCTGCACCAGTCGGGCAGCTCCCCGCTGGCCGCGGACCCCGAGGCCTTCCTGCGCCCGGTGCGGCTCTCCCGCACCGGCCGTGTGATGCTCCCGGACGAGCGGGGGATCGCCCGCCGCCCGCACCGCCCCGCCCCGCGGGAGCGCGGCGACGGCCCCGCGCGCCTGCTGGTGGTGGCCCAGGAGAACTGGACCTTCATCCGCCCGCTGCTGGACGCACTCGCCGAGCGGACCGACGTCGAGATCCGCACCCTGGACGTGGACGACCTCGCCGCGCCCGGCTTCGCCGACCGCGACCGGATCCTGCGCGCCCGGTACGACGCGCTGCAGGGCGGTGACCTGCTGGCCACCCCGCCCGAGCTCGCCGACGGCTTCGAGTGGGCGGACGTCGTGCTGGTGGAGTGGGCCCACCACGTGCTCACCTGGATCACCCTGCTGGACCGTGCGCCGCGCCGCCTGGCCGTGCGCCTGCACCGCTTCGAGGCGTTCACGCCGTTCCCGCTGTTCACCGACGCCTCTCGGATCGACCGGCTGCTGTACGTCTCCCCGCCGGTGCGAGCGCTGCTGTGCCGCCTGGAGCCCTCCTTCGAGGAGGTCCCCGCCGAGCAGGTGGGCAACCTGCTCGCGCGGGGCCTCGGGGCGGAGCCGTCCCCGCGGCGCGACCCGCACCTGCTGGTGCAGGTGGGGTGGCTGCGCGAGATCAAGGACGTGCTGTTCAGCCTCGACGTGCTGGCCCGGCTGCGGGAGCAGGATGCCCGGTACCGCCTGCGGCTGATCGGCCCCGGCCTGCCCGCCGACCCGGGCGACGACACCCCCTACCAGCAGCGGGTCCGCGCCCGGCTGCGCACCGTCCCCGACGGGGCGGTGGAGATCCTGGGGCGCCGCGAGGACGTGCCGGCGCTGGTGGCCGAGGCCGGGATCGTGCTGTCCAGCTCCCGGCACGAGGGCACCCACGAGTCCGTGATGGAGGGCATGGCCGCGGGCTGCGCCGCGGTGGTGCGCGACTGGCCGGAGACGGCCGCCTACGGCGGCGCCGGCTCGATCTACGACAGCCGCTGGGTGGTGGCGGACCGAGACGCCGCGGTGGCGCGGATCCGCGAGCTCGCCGAGCCCGCCGCGCTCGCCGAGGCCTCCCGCGCGGCCCGGCAGTTCGCCGTCGTCCAGCGGGACCCGGAGAGTGTGCTCGCCCGGTACGCCCGCAGCCTCGAGCTGGGGGAGCTGCACGATGCACGGTGA